The Xenorhabdus doucetiae genome has a window encoding:
- the yidD gene encoding membrane protein insertion efficiency factor YidD — MASSLSLGSRLLIALIRGYQLVLSPLLGPRCRFNPTCSHYGIEALRRFGMIKGSWLTVKRVLKCHPLHKGGDDPVPPKKNDDNREH; from the coding sequence ATGGCGTCGTCACTGTCGCTTGGCTCGCGCCTCCTGATTGCTTTGATCAGGGGTTACCAGTTAGTGCTGAGTCCACTACTGGGGCCTCGTTGTCGTTTCAATCCTACCTGTTCCCACTATGGCATAGAGGCATTGCGCAGGTTTGGGATGATAAAAGGCAGTTGGTTAACAGTGAAACGCGTATTAAAATGCCATCCCTTACACAAAGGTGGTGATGATCCTGTCCCACCTAAAAAAAACGACGATAACAGAGAACACTAA
- the yidC gene encoding membrane protein insertase YidC has protein sequence MDSQRNLLLIALLFVSFLVWQAWENDKNPQPTAQITQQANTTLSSEASNGQGKLITVKTDVLSLHINTRGGDIEEADLLAYPDTLGAKTPFKLLETTPEFTYQAQSGLTGINGPDNQAERPLYQTTQHSFVLADGQNELRIPMTYTAPDGVVYVKTFVVKRGEYAVAVDYSINNVTDKPLQMAFFGQLKQSVELPKHRDTGSSNFALHTYRGAAYSAADAKYEKYKFDDITDGKTLSVTTQGGWVAMLQQYFATAWVPGADKTSTFYTIDAKSQKMAIIGYKGETINIAPNSQQNIASTLWVGPEIQDKMAAVAPHLDLTVDYGWLWFISQPLFKLLKFLHEFIGNWGFSIIAITFIVRGIMYPLTKAQYTSMAKMRLLQPKITAMRERFGDDRQRMSQEMMALYKTEKVNPLGGCLPLVIQMPIFLALYYMLMGSVELRHAPFIGWIKDLSAQDPYYILPLLMGVTMFVIQKLSPTTVTDPMQQKIMTYMPVVFTVFFLWFPSGLVLYYIVSNLVTIIQQQVIFRSLEKRGLHTREKKVDLNKK, from the coding sequence ATGGATTCGCAACGCAATCTTCTTCTCATCGCTTTGCTGTTTGTTTCGTTCTTGGTCTGGCAGGCGTGGGAAAATGATAAGAACCCACAACCAACAGCCCAGATCACGCAGCAAGCAAATACTACGCTGAGTAGCGAAGCAAGCAATGGGCAAGGTAAACTGATCACCGTGAAAACGGATGTGCTTTCATTGCACATCAATACCCGTGGCGGTGATATCGAGGAGGCTGATCTGCTGGCCTATCCTGATACCCTCGGTGCCAAAACCCCCTTTAAACTGCTGGAAACCACCCCTGAGTTTACTTATCAGGCTCAAAGTGGGTTAACCGGCATTAATGGCCCGGATAACCAAGCGGAACGCCCACTTTATCAAACCACTCAGCATAGCTTTGTTTTGGCTGATGGTCAGAATGAATTGCGTATTCCGATGACGTATACCGCACCGGATGGCGTTGTTTATGTCAAAACCTTCGTGGTAAAACGCGGTGAATATGCGGTTGCTGTTGATTACAGTATCAATAACGTCACCGACAAACCCTTGCAGATGGCGTTCTTCGGCCAGTTGAAGCAGAGCGTTGAATTGCCGAAACATCGTGATACTGGCAGCAGCAACTTTGCCCTGCATACCTATCGTGGTGCTGCGTACTCAGCCGCAGATGCAAAATACGAAAAATACAAATTTGATGATATTACTGACGGCAAAACGCTTTCTGTGACTACCCAAGGTGGCTGGGTCGCGATGCTTCAGCAATATTTTGCGACGGCTTGGGTGCCGGGCGCGGATAAAACCAGCACATTCTATACCATTGATGCCAAAAGTCAGAAGATGGCGATTATCGGCTATAAGGGCGAAACCATTAATATCGCGCCGAATAGCCAGCAGAATATCGCTTCGACTTTGTGGGTTGGCCCTGAAATTCAGGACAAAATGGCTGCGGTGGCTCCCCATCTGGATCTGACCGTCGATTACGGCTGGTTGTGGTTTATTTCCCAACCCTTATTCAAGTTGCTGAAATTCCTGCACGAATTCATCGGTAACTGGGGCTTCTCGATTATTGCGATTACCTTTATCGTGCGCGGTATCATGTATCCGCTGACTAAGGCGCAATACACCTCGATGGCGAAAATGCGCCTGTTGCAGCCAAAAATCACGGCGATGCGTGAGCGTTTTGGTGATGATCGCCAGCGCATGAGCCAGGAAATGATGGCGCTGTATAAAACCGAGAAAGTAAACCCGCTGGGCGGCTGTTTACCTTTGGTTATCCAGATGCCTATCTTCCTTGCGTTGTATTACATGCTGATGGGTTCTGTTGAACTGCGCCACGCACCGTTTATTGGCTGGATTAAGGACTTGTCTGCGCAAGACCCTTACTACATCCTGCCATTGCTGATGGGTGTGACCATGTTTGTTATCCAGAAACTGTCACCGACTACCGTGACTGACCCAATGCAGCAGAAGATCATGACCTACATGCCGGTCGTGTTCACGGTCTTCTTCCTGTGGTTCCCATCCGGTCTGGTACTGTACTATATCGTCAGTAACTTGGTGACCATTAT